A part of Lacinutrix sp. 5H-3-7-4 genomic DNA contains:
- a CDS encoding DUF3822 family protein, with product MTQKVNTILEITDKELSIQLSLNGLSFCVLNTSNNTVTTIKHFSKEKKLTPFELLDFVKHLFNTESLLKENYNKVTVIHTNELSALVPQALFNEDAMADYLKLSSKILKSDYITYDTITANETVNVYVPYINVNNFIYDHFGAFTYKHFSTVLIENLVAAEKNASDDKLYINVNTTHFELLAFAKGKLLLYNTFEYTTPEDFIYYVLFTTEQLEFNPETISAILLGAIEKDDTLYNILYKYIRNVSFGNRMDSFSFTEKQNNQYSNFTLLKSL from the coding sequence ATGACCCAAAAAGTTAATACAATTTTAGAAATAACAGATAAAGAATTGTCCATTCAACTAAGTTTGAATGGACTTTCTTTTTGTGTGCTAAATACTAGCAATAATACTGTTACAACTATAAAGCATTTCTCTAAAGAAAAAAAACTAACTCCTTTTGAGCTTTTAGATTTTGTAAAACATTTATTTAATACAGAATCACTATTAAAAGAAAACTACAATAAAGTAACAGTAATACATACAAACGAATTATCTGCATTAGTGCCACAAGCACTTTTTAACGAAGATGCTATGGCAGATTATTTAAAACTAAGTTCTAAAATTTTAAAGTCAGATTATATAACGTATGATACTATTACAGCAAACGAAACTGTAAATGTTTATGTACCATATATTAATGTAAACAACTTTATTTATGACCATTTTGGAGCCTTTACATACAAACACTTTTCTACAGTATTAATAGAAAATTTAGTTGCAGCTGAAAAAAATGCAAGCGATGATAAATTATATATAAATGTAAATACTACACATTTTGAATTGCTTGCCTTTGCAAAAGGAAAATTATTACTTTATAACACTTTTGAGTATACAACACCCGAAGATTTTATCTATTATGTTTTATTTACAACAGAACAATTAGAATTCAATCCAGAAACAATTTCAGCTATTTTATTAGGTGCAATTGAAAAAGATGATACCTTATATAATATACTATATAAATACATTAGAAATGTATCGTTTGGTAATAGAATGGATTCTTTTAGTTTTACAGAAAAGCAAAACAATCAATATTCAAATTTCACCCTTTTAAAAAGCTTATAA
- a CDS encoding ATP-dependent RecD-like DNA helicase, with amino-acid sequence MEITKSEFYSLIKQQFPFQPTQKQDILLLQLSEFIFDDKSNGIFLLKGYAGTGKTTIIGTIVNNLWKAKKSAVLMAPTGRAAKVISNYSKKEAFTIHKKIYFPKKDKGGGVNFVLQPNKHRNTLFIVDEASMIPDTPGDSKQFANGSLLDDLMQYVYQGHNCKLLLIGDTAQLPPVKLDISPALDENTLSLNYNKLVSKMELDEVMRQEQNSGILENATMLRETLSSGFFESFQFNLKAFKDIVRLVDGYDIMDAINDSYSTLGNEEMAIIVRSNKRANLYNQQIRSRILFNENELSSGDYLMVVKNNYFWLKPTTEAGFIANGDIIEVLEIFSIKELYGFRFAEVKIRMVDYPKMKPFETVLLLDTISAETPSLTYEDSNRLYQEVQKDYEEEKSNYKKFLAIKGNKHFNALQVKFSYAITCHKSQGGQWNTVFVEQPYLPDGVITKDYLRWLYTAITRAKEKVYLLGFKDNFFESE; translated from the coding sequence ATGGAAATCACTAAATCTGAATTTTATTCCCTTATAAAACAGCAGTTTCCGTTCCAACCAACTCAAAAACAAGATATTTTACTTTTACAGCTATCAGAATTCATTTTTGATGATAAATCTAACGGTATTTTTCTTTTAAAAGGGTATGCAGGAACAGGAAAAACAACAATAATTGGTACAATAGTTAATAATTTATGGAAAGCTAAAAAAAGCGCTGTGCTAATGGCACCAACTGGGCGAGCAGCTAAAGTAATTTCAAATTATTCTAAAAAAGAAGCCTTTACAATACATAAAAAAATATATTTTCCTAAAAAAGATAAAGGTGGTGGCGTAAATTTTGTTTTACAGCCTAATAAACACAGAAATACACTTTTTATTGTAGATGAAGCGTCTATGATACCAGATACTCCTGGAGATTCTAAACAATTTGCTAATGGATCGTTATTAGACGATTTAATGCAATATGTATATCAAGGTCATAATTGTAAATTACTATTAATAGGAGATACTGCACAATTACCACCAGTAAAATTAGATATAAGTCCTGCTTTAGATGAGAACACACTAAGTTTAAATTATAATAAATTAGTTTCTAAAATGGAGTTAGACGAAGTAATGCGTCAAGAACAAAACTCTGGAATTTTAGAAAATGCGACAATGCTTAGAGAAACCTTATCTAGCGGTTTTTTTGAAAGTTTTCAATTTAATCTTAAAGCTTTTAAAGACATTGTTAGATTGGTTGATGGTTATGATATTATGGATGCTATAAACGATAGTTATAGCACTTTAGGAAATGAAGAAATGGCAATAATTGTTAGAAGCAATAAACGTGCAAACCTTTACAACCAACAAATACGAAGCAGAATTTTATTTAATGAAAACGAATTGTCTTCTGGAGACTATTTAATGGTTGTAAAAAATAATTATTTTTGGTTAAAGCCTACAACCGAAGCTGGTTTTATTGCAAATGGTGACATAATAGAAGTTCTTGAAATATTTAGCATTAAAGAATTATACGGTTTTCGTTTTGCTGAAGTAAAAATACGAATGGTAGATTACCCAAAAATGAAACCTTTTGAAACAGTATTGTTATTAGATACTATTTCGGCAGAAACACCTTCGTTAACCTATGAAGACTCTAACCGTTTATATCAAGAAGTTCAAAAAGATTACGAAGAAGAGAAAAGTAATTATAAAAAGTTTTTAGCAATAAAAGGAAACAAACATTTTAATGCATTACAAGTTAAGTTTTCTTACGCTATAACCTGCCATAAGTCGCAAGGTGGACAATGGAATACAGTATTTGTAGAGCAACCATATTTACCAGATGGTGTAATTACTAAAGATTATTTAAGATGGCTTTATACAGCAATAACACGTGCAAAAGAAAAAGTATATTTACTTGGCTTTAAGGATAATTTTTTTGAATCTGAATAA
- a CDS encoding RsmD family RNA methyltransferase: MRIVSGEFKGRRITAPKKLPVRPTTDMAKESLFNILNNHYYFDDISVLDLFAGTGNISYEFASRGTQQITCVDADYGCIKFINETAESFDMPIQTIKSDVFKFLENSNTKHTVIFADPPYDFPVEAFSKIPELVFKNNLLKPDGMLIVEHSKHTDISHLDHYSHSKSYGGNMFSFYKLPEENE, translated from the coding sequence ATGCGTATAGTTTCAGGAGAATTTAAAGGCCGAAGAATTACAGCTCCAAAAAAGCTTCCAGTTCGTCCTACAACAGATATGGCAAAAGAATCGTTATTTAATATTTTAAACAACCATTATTATTTTGATGACATTTCGGTTTTAGACCTATTTGCAGGTACAGGAAATATAAGTTACGAGTTTGCTTCCAGAGGTACACAACAAATTACTTGTGTAGATGCAGATTATGGTTGTATAAAATTTATAAACGAAACTGCCGAAAGTTTCGATATGCCAATACAAACCATTAAAAGCGATGTTTTTAAATTTTTAGAAAATAGTAATACAAAACATACTGTAATATTTGCAGATCCACCATACGATTTTCCTGTAGAAGCATTTTCTAAAATACCAGAACTGGTATTTAAAAACAATCTTTTAAAACCAGATGGTATGCTAATAGTTGAGCACTCTAAACATACAGATATATCACATTTAGACCATTACAGCCATTCTAAAAGTTATGGTGGTAATATGTTTAGTTTTTATAAACTTCCAGAAGAAAATGAATAA
- a CDS encoding tRNA-(ms[2]io[6]A)-hydroxylase yields the protein MLGLKLPTDPRWVNIVEKNIEDILTDHAFCEQKATSTAISLIVSFPEYTDLVQEMVALVKEEISHFKMVHDLILENGWVLGRDRKDEYVAKLLQFFPKGGSRTTQLVHRLLYAALIEARSCERFRLLSEELEDKELAEFYRKLMVSEANHYTMFLGFARQYGDRKEVDKKWQALLDFEAEIMKDLSKSETIHG from the coding sequence ATGTTAGGACTTAAATTACCAACAGATCCTCGTTGGGTAAATATTGTAGAAAAAAATATTGAAGATATTTTAACAGATCATGCTTTTTGCGAGCAAAAAGCAACTAGTACTGCAATTTCTTTAATTGTAAGCTTTCCTGAGTACACAGATTTGGTACAAGAAATGGTTGCCTTAGTAAAAGAAGAAATTAGCCATTTTAAAATGGTACACGATTTAATTTTAGAAAACGGTTGGGTTTTAGGTCGTGATCGTAAAGATGAGTATGTTGCTAAGTTACTTCAGTTTTTTCCTAAAGGAGGCAGTAGAACAACGCAATTAGTACATAGGCTACTTTACGCTGCTTTAATTGAAGCTAGAAGCTGTGAACGCTTTAGGTTGCTTAGTGAAGAATTAGAAGATAAAGAGTTAGCAGAGTTTTATAGAAAATTAATGGTGAGTGAAGCAAACCATTATACTATGTTTTTAGGTTTTGCTAGACAATATGGTGATAGAAAAGAAGTAGATAAAAAATGGCAAGCTTTATTAGATTTTGAAGCCGAAATAATGAAAGATTTAAGTAAAAGTGAAACAATACATGGCTAA
- a CDS encoding porin family protein, producing MKKTVLLLAFLLCTIYGFSQNALYGVRAGYNISNLDFDPDPTGFANKHRNGFAIGFFGEYSLSNSLAIAPEIQFSAEGANDEGIKIDYLQMPIVFKYKIGDRFAIGVGPQASLKTHDYEDGLKNFAFSGIGGIEYMLSDEFFLDFRYSYGLTNIFDDETELDAINTNMQIGFGLKF from the coding sequence ATGAAAAAAACTGTACTCTTATTAGCCTTTTTACTTTGTACAATCTACGGCTTTTCTCAAAACGCACTTTATGGTGTACGTGCTGGTTATAATATTTCAAACTTAGATTTTGATCCAGACCCAACAGGATTTGCAAATAAACATAGAAATGGTTTCGCTATTGGCTTTTTTGGCGAATACTCTTTATCTAATAGTTTAGCAATTGCACCAGAAATTCAGTTTTCGGCTGAAGGTGCAAATGATGAAGGTATTAAAATAGATTATTTACAAATGCCTATTGTATTCAAATACAAAATTGGTGATAGATTCGCTATTGGAGTAGGACCGCAAGCAAGTTTAAAAACTCATGATTATGAAGATGGTTTAAAAAACTTTGCTTTTTCTGGTATAGGAGGAATAGAGTATATGTTATCTGATGAGTTTTTCTTAGATTTTAGATATTCTTATGGGCTAACAAATATATTTGATGACGAAACAGAATTAGATGCTATTAACACTAATATGCAAATTGGTTTTGGTCTTAAGTTTTAA